The Synergistaceae bacterium genome has a segment encoding these proteins:
- the rplQ gene encoding 50S ribosomal protein L17 — protein MRHHVDHRTLGRYGSHRKLMLGNMAASLFLNGQITTTVTRAKELRRVAEKLITRARGGSVHDIRVVFSKMPHKQAATKLFQEIAPKYKTFDKGGYTRIVKLGARKGDGSPMAVIELVERTEEQK, from the coding sequence TTGAGACATCATGTAGATCACAGGACACTTGGCCGTTATGGCAGTCATAGAAAACTCATGCTTGGCAACATGGCAGCGAGCTTATTTCTTAACGGTCAAATCACTACGACTGTAACAAGAGCTAAAGAATTACGCCGTGTCGCAGAAAAATTAATCACCCGTGCAAGAGGCGGCAGCGTTCATGATATACGCGTAGTTTTCTCGAAAATGCCTCACAAACAGGCAGCAACGAAATTATTTCAGGAAATCGCCCCGAAATATAAAACTTTTGACAAGGGCGGTTATACTCGAATCGTAAAATTAGGTGCCCGCAAAGGCGACGGGTCTCCTATGGCAGTAATTGAACTTGTCGAACGCACAGAAGAACAGAAATAA